In Erinaceus europaeus chromosome 10, mEriEur2.1, whole genome shotgun sequence, one DNA window encodes the following:
- the DMRT2 gene encoding doublesex- and mab-3-related transcription factor 2 isoform X3: protein MGGSLSLPTPVSDRMRKRRAFADKELENIMLEREYKEREMLEASQTAALFLPNHMPPGPEYNSYKGGYSPNPVESPSKDFCNFLPTCLDLTMQYSGSGNMELISSNVSVATTYRQYPLPSRFLVWPKCGPISDTLLYQQCLLNATASVHALKPGASWDLKGVLVQDGLGAEQELMQPKLEASLVLPQTPEEAQTLRSDLQGHQATSERSAFTPPRRNFPPAVIDSDSLAAQGHVVLSKISKESTRHPLPLKHNPFHSLFPQTLSDKPGPELKTPFLKEAFEEVPKKSSECLVKENQKYTFTIDRCAKDLFVAKQVGTKLSVNEPLSFSVESILKRPSSAITHVSQ, encoded by the coding sequence ATGGGAGGGAGCTTATCTCTACCTACCCCTGTAAGTGACCGGATGAGGAAAAGGCGGGCCTTTGCTGACAAAGAACTGGAGAACATTATGTTGGAGAGAGAATACAAAGAGAGGGAGATGCTGGAAGCTTCCCAGACTGCCGCCTTGTTTCTGCCCAATCACATGCCCCCTGGACCGGAATACAACTCCTACAAAGGTGGCTATAGCCCCAATCCTGTGGAATCACCCAGCAAAGACTTCTGCAATTTCTTACCCACTTGCCTTGATCTAACCATGCAATATTCAgggtctgggaatatggaactcaTCTCTTCCAATGTCAGCGTGGCCACAACGTACAGACAGTACCCCTTGCCCTCGAGGTTTTTAGTTTGGCCCAAGTGTGGCCCTATCAGCGACACCCTTCTATACCAGCAGTGCCTGCTAAATGCTACCGCTTCAGTTCATGCCTTGAAGCCCGGGGCCAGCTGGGACTTGAAGGGGGTGCTAGTCCAGGATGGACTGGGTGCAGAGCAGGAGCTGATGCAGCCCAAACTAGAAGCCTCTCTGGTGCTGCCTCAGACTCCcgaggaggctcaaaccctgagAAGTGACCTCCAGGGTCACCAGGCCACCTCGGAGAGGTCTGCCTTCACCCCTCCCCGCCGGAATTTCCCTCCTGCAGTCATTGACTCTGACTCTCTGGCAGCTCAAGGACATGTCGTCTTAAGCAAGATCAGTAAAGAAAGCACCAGGCACCCTCTGCCACTTAAACATAATCCATTCCACTCATTATTCCCGCAAACGCTTAGCGACAAACCAGGCCCTGAGTTGAAAACACCCTTCCTCAAAGAGGCCTTTGAAGAGGTCCCGAAAAAAAGCAGTGAGTGTTTAGTCAAGGAGAACCAGAAGTACACATTTACAATAGATAGATGCGCAAAAGACCTTTTTGTAGCCAAACAAGTCGGGACGAAACTCTCTGTGAATGAACCGCTGTCATTTTCTGTTGAGTCTATTCTTAAGAGGCCTTCGTCTGCCATCACTCATGTCTCTCAGTGA